In Spirosoma pollinicola, the genomic window AATATTACACGATCTATTATATCACTAGTCAGTACGAACAACCCAAGGTAGTCGGTACCGATGGCCTATTTGTCCATATGTTTGAAAAATACTACCAGACGGGCGTAATGACCGTATCCGATTCGTCCACATTAAAAAAAATAGGGGAACGAGTCGCGTCAATGAAACCCAACTTAGCGGGCAAAATACTCGTGTCTCCCCTGATCAGTGACACGCTTCAACGTCCCATTAATTTTTCGGCTATTCAAGCGGATTACACCGTCGTTTATTTCTACTCGCCTACTTGCGGTCATTGCCGAGAGAGTGCGCCGATGCTGCAAAAATTTGTCGATACCTATAAAGGCAAAGGCATTGAGGTGGTAGCCATTGCCATCGATCAAAGCCCCAAAGAATGGAAGAGTTTCATTAAAGAGTTTAAACTCGGTAAGGCCATCAACGGCTATGATTTTACCCATAAAACGGATTACTATCATACCTACGATGTGTTTACAACACCCACGGTGAACGTACTAGATAAGCATAAACGGATTTTGGCCCATCGTCTTCCTGCCGCGCAAATCGAGGATTTTATTCAATTTCAGCAGCGGCAGCAGGTCGCTAAAAAGGTTATTACTACTATTAAGGCCAAAAGGAGTTAAAGAACTGAGGCTATGTTGCGTCAAGCTATTTCATTGTAATACGCTTAGCAAAAAGACGGGTAGGGTTGCGGCCCACCGCAGTGGTTGAAATTCGTTGGTGTCAAAAAAGTAAAACGATGAAATATGTATCCTTGTATGCCTGGTTGTGGCTAGTTGTTTTTTACACTTCCTGCGAAGGACAAACCAAAACGGATCTGCTAACTGAGACGATTAGCCCCCAAACCAAAGACGTAGTTACCTCCACGGCACCTGACAATATCACGCGTACCATTAAGCAAGATAGCAAGGGTAATATTTGGATTGCTGCATTTGATGGTGTGTATCGCTACGATGACAAATCGTTCATCAATGTGGTGAGTGAGGTGAGCTCAGCCCGCTTCTTTTCAGTGTTGGAAGATCGAAACGGAAATTTCTGGTTTAGTTCGGTTGGTTCAGGCGTTTATTATTACGATGGGAAATCCTTTCAGAATTTTACCACCAAGGATGGCCTTGCCAGTGATCAGGTTACGGATATTTATGAAGATAAGACTGGCGCTATTTGGTTTGCCACGGATCGAGGAGCGAGCCGTTATAATGGAGTGTCTTTTCAAAATTACAGGATGAATGAAGCAGCACCCTCTTTTGTGACAG contains:
- a CDS encoding ligand-binding sensor domain-containing protein is translated as MKYVSLYAWLWLVVFYTSCEGQTKTDLLTETISPQTKDVVTSTAPDNITRTIKQDSKGNIWIAAFDGVYRYDDKSFINVVSEVSSARFFSVLEDRNGNFWFSSVGSGVYYYDGKSFQNFTTKDGLASDQVTDIYEDKTGAIWFATDRGASRYNGVSFQNYRMNEAAPSFVTVATTGGVPKNDHTDVNSILEDKTGKFWFGTRGHASTYDGKSFTMLTHNGKPFTNVRSIIEDKKGAIWLGGADGLWRYDGSRFTNFSQNFVGYIYEDKKGNIWTNSQTHWGWVLSRYEANTLSTTKPTVTEIETKEGKMIFGILEARDGRIWFGALDGVHRYDGTTITNFKR